One genomic window of Corallococcus silvisoli includes the following:
- a CDS encoding putative toxin-antitoxin system toxin component, PIN family, whose amino-acid sequence MAAIRSVVLDTNVVLDVFVFDDAFTRPLKEALLTGALTAWVDRHTLRELELVLAYRSFALSPEAQRKVRDDYGALVRVSEGEGAPVELPPCRDRDDQKFLALAARVGAAWLVSKDKRVLSMGGGRRLPFEVLSPRRASQLVEAEVPPPGA is encoded by the coding sequence GTGGCTGCCATTCGTTCCGTCGTGCTGGACACCAACGTGGTGCTGGATGTGTTCGTCTTTGACGACGCCTTCACCCGGCCATTGAAGGAGGCGCTGCTCACGGGGGCGCTGACGGCGTGGGTGGACCGGCACACGCTGCGGGAGCTGGAGCTGGTGCTGGCCTACCGCTCGTTCGCGCTGAGCCCGGAGGCCCAGCGGAAGGTGCGCGATGACTATGGGGCGCTCGTGCGGGTGTCGGAGGGGGAGGGGGCTCCGGTGGAGCTGCCGCCGTGCCGGGACCGGGATGATCAGAAGTTCCTCGCGCTGGCGGCGCGCGTGGGGGCCGCGTGGCTGGTGAGCAAGGACAAGCGCGTGCTGTCGATGGGCGGTGGGCGGCGGCTGCCGTTCGAGGTCCTGTCGCCGCGGCGCGCATCCCAGCTCGTGGAGGCCGAGGTCCCTCCGCCGGGCGCGTGA
- a CDS encoding CAP domain-containing protein, whose amino-acid sequence MTVFPRTLCLSLLGVASLLGGCGGEDVPTPRGEGVVVPPVQSEAAGDGLSASAAYCDDVTTWDPAWVTLENNVLTLINQRRAAGATCGGVAKPAVGALTLDTKLRCASRKHSKDMGTNNFFDHTGSDGSSPWQRMASAGYSYRTAAENIAAGYGTAQAVVDGWMASTGHCNNIMNGALKQTGIGYFNAPSSTYRAYWTQDFGTP is encoded by the coding sequence ATGACGGTGTTCCCCCGCACGCTGTGTCTGTCGTTGTTGGGCGTCGCCTCCCTGCTGGGCGGCTGTGGTGGCGAGGACGTTCCCACGCCGCGAGGCGAGGGCGTCGTCGTGCCCCCGGTCCAGAGCGAGGCCGCCGGGGACGGGCTGAGCGCGAGCGCGGCCTACTGTGACGACGTGACGACGTGGGACCCGGCGTGGGTGACGCTCGAGAACAACGTCCTCACGCTCATCAACCAGCGCCGCGCGGCGGGGGCCACCTGTGGAGGCGTGGCGAAGCCGGCGGTGGGAGCGCTCACGCTCGACACGAAGCTGCGCTGCGCGTCGCGCAAGCACTCCAAGGACATGGGCACGAACAACTTCTTCGACCACACGGGCTCCGACGGCTCCTCGCCGTGGCAGCGCATGGCCTCCGCGGGCTACAGCTACCGGACGGCGGCGGAGAACATCGCCGCGGGCTACGGCACCGCGCAGGCGGTGGTGGATGGCTGGATGGCCAGCACGGGCCACTGCAACAACATCATGAACGGGGCGCTGAAGCAGACCGGCATCGGCTACTTCAACGCGCCTTCCAGCACCTACCGCGCGTATTGGACGCAGGACTTCGGCACGCCGTAG
- a CDS encoding EamA family transporter: MTEAAGRRTSTLPPIPAVLIAVVSVQGGAALAKGLFPVLGAAGAAGLRLVLASVMLLAYFRPALTRYTWAQWSAVLPYGVALGVMNLTYYQAIARIPLGLAVTLEFVGPFALAVVGSRKALDFVWVLFAATGIVLITPWTARPGALDPLGVVLALTAGACWALYILMGGRLSRRVPEGEGVAAGMVVATLTVLPFMLMDGHLERLTPGLFAAGLGVALLSSALPYTLEMMALGQLSSRTFGILMSLEPGVATVLGWVFLREQLTPLQWLAVALVSCASAGATLTAKRPPPPVEA, translated from the coding sequence ATGACCGAAGCCGCCGGACGCCGGACCTCGACACTGCCGCCCATCCCCGCGGTGCTCATCGCCGTGGTGAGCGTGCAGGGCGGCGCGGCGCTCGCGAAGGGGCTCTTCCCCGTGTTGGGCGCGGCGGGCGCGGCGGGCCTGCGGCTGGTGCTCGCGTCGGTGATGCTGCTGGCGTACTTCCGTCCCGCGCTGACGCGCTACACGTGGGCGCAGTGGTCCGCCGTCCTCCCGTATGGCGTGGCGCTGGGCGTGATGAACCTCACGTACTACCAGGCCATCGCGCGCATCCCGCTGGGCCTCGCGGTGACGTTGGAGTTCGTGGGGCCCTTCGCGCTCGCGGTGGTGGGGTCACGCAAGGCCCTGGACTTCGTGTGGGTGCTCTTCGCGGCGACGGGCATCGTGCTCATCACCCCGTGGACGGCGCGGCCCGGAGCCTTGGATCCGCTGGGCGTGGTGCTGGCGCTGACGGCGGGCGCCTGCTGGGCGCTCTACATCCTGATGGGCGGGAGGCTGTCGCGCCGCGTGCCCGAGGGAGAGGGCGTGGCGGCGGGCATGGTGGTGGCGACGCTGACGGTGCTGCCGTTCATGCTGATGGACGGCCACCTGGAGCGGCTGACCCCCGGGCTCTTCGCGGCGGGGCTGGGCGTGGCGCTCCTCTCCAGCGCGCTGCCGTACACGCTGGAGATGATGGCGCTGGGCCAGCTGTCCAGCCGCACCTTCGGCATCCTGATGAGCCTGGAGCCCGGCGTGGCCACCGTGCTGGGCTGGGTGTTCCTCCGCGAGCAGCTCACGCCGCTGCAATGGCTGGCGGTCGCGTTGGTGAGCTGCGCCTCGGCCGGGGCGACGCTGACGGCGAAGCGTCCACCTCCGCCCGTGGAGGCCTGA
- a CDS encoding DUF4153 domain-containing protein, whose product MTPSLPLSPLPPPATAAAAPSRPWLPWVRAPRQMLGASLALGVFAEVLLDRARWGLGFPVLVAALVGALAWLGGREGWQRARPNAWLLSPLGIVSVFVAVRDSEWLLSLNLLTAGVLLMLLAHFWAAGRLERLGLTSYVSVVLGSAIQTLRYPPVLVRDSVDVRGLRAHGPRIMSLVRGLLLTLPVLYVFALLLDSADDVFSLAMQRLLSFNLGLDTLVGRGIGVAFSACVAAGVLGHALRRRAPKEAGEAEVEPAKPRLGLIEALMLILAVDVLFFVFAAIQVAYLFIGDASAPAPGYSFAEYARHGFFELVVVSVLTLVLVLALTRWTRRESPAAQTAFRAGTSLMVGLTLVILASAMKRLSLYEDAFGYTLLRLYTHVFMVALGAALAWRAVTLWWQQERFAVGAFTTALGAVIALNLLNPEAFIVRHNLERHARTGSLDIEMLSQLSADSVPGLVRSLPALSESQTVLMSGVLARHQDRLSEQDTLPEWNVSRFLARRALLRTGTSSAPVNP is encoded by the coding sequence ATGACCCCGTCCCTTCCGCTCTCCCCACTTCCTCCTCCGGCCACCGCGGCCGCGGCCCCGTCCCGTCCGTGGCTGCCCTGGGTGCGCGCGCCGCGCCAGATGCTGGGCGCGTCGCTGGCGCTGGGGGTGTTCGCGGAGGTCCTGCTGGACCGGGCGCGTTGGGGCCTGGGCTTCCCCGTGCTGGTCGCGGCCCTGGTCGGCGCGCTCGCGTGGCTGGGCGGGCGTGAGGGCTGGCAGCGGGCGCGGCCCAACGCGTGGCTGCTGTCGCCGCTGGGGATCGTCAGCGTCTTCGTGGCGGTGCGGGACAGCGAATGGCTCCTGTCGCTCAACCTCCTGACCGCGGGCGTGCTCTTGATGTTGCTCGCTCACTTCTGGGCCGCGGGCCGGCTGGAGCGGCTGGGGCTGACGAGCTACGTCTCCGTCGTCCTGGGCTCCGCGATCCAGACCCTGCGCTATCCTCCGGTGCTCGTGCGCGACAGCGTGGACGTGCGCGGCCTGCGCGCCCACGGCCCCCGCATCATGTCCCTGGTCCGCGGCCTCCTGCTGACGCTGCCAGTGCTGTACGTGTTCGCGCTGCTGCTCGACTCCGCGGACGACGTCTTCTCCCTGGCGATGCAGCGCCTGCTGTCCTTCAACCTGGGCCTGGACACCCTGGTGGGGCGCGGCATCGGCGTGGCGTTCAGCGCGTGCGTGGCCGCGGGGGTGCTGGGCCACGCGCTGCGCCGCCGCGCTCCGAAGGAAGCCGGTGAAGCGGAGGTGGAGCCCGCGAAGCCGCGCCTGGGCCTCATCGAAGCGCTCATGCTCATCCTCGCGGTGGACGTGCTGTTCTTCGTCTTCGCGGCCATCCAGGTGGCATACCTGTTCATCGGAGACGCGTCGGCCCCCGCGCCGGGCTACTCCTTCGCGGAGTACGCGCGCCACGGCTTCTTCGAACTGGTGGTGGTCTCCGTGCTGACCCTGGTCCTGGTGCTGGCCCTGACCCGCTGGACGCGGCGTGAATCGCCCGCCGCCCAGACCGCGTTCCGCGCGGGCACGTCGCTGATGGTGGGGCTCACGCTGGTCATCCTCGCGTCGGCGATGAAGCGCCTGTCGCTGTACGAAGACGCGTTCGGCTACACGCTGCTGCGCCTGTACACGCATGTCTTCATGGTCGCGCTGGGCGCGGCGCTGGCCTGGCGTGCCGTGACGCTGTGGTGGCAGCAGGAGCGCTTCGCGGTGGGGGCCTTCACCACGGCGCTGGGCGCGGTCATCGCGCTCAACCTCCTCAACCCCGAGGCCTTCATCGTCCGCCACAACCTGGAGCGGCATGCGCGCACCGGTTCGTTGGACATCGAAATGCTTTCCCAGCTCTCAGCGGATTCGGTGCCGGGCCTGGTGCGGTCGCTCCCGGCGCTCTCGGAGTCCCAGACGGTGCTCATGTCGGGCGTGCTGGCTCGGCACCAGGACCGGCTGTCGGAGCAGGACACGCTGCCCGAGTGGAATGTCTCCCGCTTCCTGGCCCGGCGAGCGCTCCTGCGCACCGGCACCTCGAGCGCCCCCGTGAATCCTTGA
- a CDS encoding endonuclease/exonuclease/phosphatase family protein, with product MSPSSRLPFPLRLRSNPALWGLLLAFAGCGGRPTQPLSVPDAGACLTSACTEADSGTPPDPSGPRVRIAAFNVHRLFDTVCDSGSCGGSAYEELPTEAELAQKVDRLGRAITALNADVVMLEEVETQRSLDALQAHTPGFDYSELGETGAPASVDVAVLSRYPIIEVRHHRDYLVRPDGSSTRFSRELLEVHVDVNGERAIVFAAHFRSKVDDDPGRRFAEATVSRDTVTAVAKEFPSALVVFGGDLNDTPGSDAINALEKDGALLRVASDRPDSETWTYVYSGQRQAIDHLFLARGGGTYVPGSFRVARDGNSYGGSDHGAVYADFGFASRP from the coding sequence ATGTCACCCTCGTCGCGACTCCCCTTCCCCCTCCGTCTCCGCTCGAACCCCGCCCTCTGGGGTCTGCTGCTCGCGTTCGCGGGCTGCGGCGGCCGTCCTACGCAACCGCTGTCGGTCCCCGACGCCGGCGCGTGTCTCACCAGCGCCTGCACCGAGGCCGACAGCGGAACGCCTCCGGATCCATCCGGCCCCCGCGTTCGCATCGCGGCCTTCAACGTGCACCGCCTCTTCGACACCGTCTGTGATTCGGGCTCCTGTGGCGGCTCGGCCTATGAGGAGCTGCCCACGGAGGCGGAGCTCGCGCAGAAGGTGGACCGGCTCGGCCGGGCCATCACGGCGCTCAACGCGGACGTGGTGATGCTGGAGGAGGTCGAAACGCAGAGGTCGTTGGACGCACTCCAGGCCCACACGCCCGGCTTCGACTACTCCGAGCTGGGCGAGACCGGAGCCCCGGCGTCGGTGGACGTCGCGGTCCTCTCCCGATACCCCATCATCGAAGTCCGCCACCACCGCGACTACCTCGTCCGGCCGGACGGCTCCTCGACGCGCTTCTCGCGCGAACTGCTCGAAGTGCACGTGGACGTGAACGGCGAACGGGCCATCGTCTTCGCGGCGCACTTCCGCTCCAAGGTGGACGACGATCCCGGCCGCCGCTTCGCCGAAGCCACCGTCTCCCGGGACACCGTCACCGCCGTGGCGAAGGAGTTCCCCTCCGCGCTGGTGGTGTTCGGAGGCGACCTCAACGACACCCCGGGCTCGGACGCGATCAACGCCCTGGAGAAGGACGGCGCCCTGCTGCGCGTCGCCAGCGACCGCCCGGACAGCGAGACGTGGACGTATGTCTATTCCGGCCAGCGGCAGGCCATCGACCACCTCTTCCTCGCGCGCGGCGGTGGCACCTACGTGCCGGGCTCCTTCCGCGTCGCCCGCGATGGCAACAGCTACGGCGGCTCCGACCACGGCGCCGTGTACGCGGACTTCGGGTTCGCCTCGCGCCCCTGA
- a CDS encoding GNAT family N-acetyltransferase — MIEVRTFDGDAPEASWFLNRVWQSTYGRTTPLPVWDTRFCDWRLFRGGQAPRDYLLAAYEGRTLVGTLFAEPARIRLGRVEVDGSHGLRATVAHSHRGQGIGGRLAQELLRRHQDRAARIALGCTTGELRPRGFWQRTWNTRLFRGLGLWMYAFDAQAMARWSFTPHERKLFSLARPFLRHRFREADPRDIRRYRPTDLDRCMTLVQQMLRPVTLGCAYTAGQLAHQLQYRDVPRTFVLEQDGVVRGLVSSHSVLMTGTGEITTEVVDLVAFEDSVSATDRQRLLQVAMQDMEQRGVACAGMLRGPGLPTSLLLRAGWVPLPRRAKVTCLLPTSDMELPAAPRVFTHLH; from the coding sequence ATGATTGAGGTGCGCACGTTCGACGGCGACGCCCCCGAGGCCTCCTGGTTCCTCAACCGCGTCTGGCAATCCACCTATGGCAGGACGACGCCGCTCCCGGTCTGGGACACCCGCTTCTGCGACTGGCGGCTGTTCCGGGGCGGACAGGCGCCGCGCGACTACCTGCTGGCCGCCTACGAGGGCCGGACGCTGGTGGGCACCCTCTTCGCGGAGCCCGCGCGCATCCGCCTGGGGCGCGTGGAAGTGGACGGAAGCCATGGACTCCGGGCCACCGTCGCGCACTCACACCGCGGACAGGGCATCGGTGGCCGGCTGGCGCAGGAGCTGTTGCGGCGCCACCAGGACCGGGCCGCGCGAATCGCGCTGGGATGCACGACGGGTGAGCTCCGGCCGCGCGGCTTCTGGCAGCGGACCTGGAACACGCGCCTGTTCCGGGGGCTCGGACTCTGGATGTATGCCTTTGATGCCCAGGCCATGGCCCGCTGGTCGTTCACGCCTCATGAGCGGAAGCTGTTCTCACTGGCACGGCCCTTCTTGCGCCACCGCTTCCGCGAGGCGGACCCCCGGGACATCCGGCGCTATCGCCCCACCGACCTGGACCGCTGCATGACGCTGGTCCAGCAGATGCTTCGGCCCGTGACGCTGGGCTGCGCGTACACGGCCGGACAGCTGGCGCACCAACTCCAATATCGAGACGTGCCCCGGACCTTCGTGCTGGAGCAGGACGGCGTCGTGCGGGGCTTGGTGAGCTCCCACAGCGTCCTGATGACCGGCACCGGGGAGATCACCACGGAGGTCGTGGACCTGGTGGCCTTCGAGGACTCCGTGTCCGCCACCGACCGGCAGCGGCTCCTCCAGGTGGCGATGCAGGACATGGAGCAACGGGGCGTGGCCTGCGCCGGGATGCTGCGGGGCCCCGGCCTGCCCACCTCCCTGCTGTTGCGCGCGGGCTGGGTGCCGCTCCCCCGCCGCGCGAAGGTGACGTGCCTGCTGCCCACCAGCGATATGGAGCTCCCCGCGGCCCCGCGTGTCTTCACGCACCTGCACTGA
- a CDS encoding APC family permease, with protein sequence MGPFQLLALGVNGIVGVGIFFAPAEVAAQAPGLGAVWAFALTGLALVPVALAFAVLGRRFDSDGGPVVFARAAFGERASFLVGWVAYVSAFLSTSAVMAGLARAVAPSVGLGGPLGERLLASALVTGLAALVASGIRVSAKTWTGLTVLKLVPLGALLAAFFFLPAGQVPPPAPVTGASWLKAGLTVMFAYQGFEIVPVIAGQVRASERTVPMATVGSLLVAVLLYMGLVWACVAALPDLARATAPLAQAAEVWGGAGLARLVGVGTSVSALGICVGMMVTTPRYLSALASGERSLFGLERMSESGVPMRALAVTWALVLGFVNLGDLSELFALSAIAVLMQFGVTAAALAVLSLRRERDLRPVHALLAVPTLGLGLTLVAFGASAREAGVASVAVLAGLALMRLSRPRLPVPARLP encoded by the coding sequence ATCGGGCCCTTCCAACTGCTGGCCCTGGGCGTCAACGGCATCGTGGGCGTCGGCATCTTCTTCGCGCCCGCGGAGGTCGCGGCGCAGGCCCCGGGCCTGGGCGCGGTGTGGGCCTTCGCGCTCACGGGGCTGGCGCTGGTGCCGGTGGCGCTCGCGTTCGCGGTGCTCGGCCGGCGGTTCGACTCGGATGGCGGGCCCGTCGTCTTCGCGCGCGCGGCGTTTGGCGAGCGCGCGTCCTTCCTGGTCGGCTGGGTGGCCTACGTCAGCGCCTTCCTGAGCACGTCCGCGGTGATGGCGGGACTGGCGCGGGCCGTGGCGCCGTCGGTGGGGCTGGGAGGCCCGCTGGGCGAGCGGCTGCTGGCCTCCGCGCTGGTGACAGGGCTGGCGGCGCTGGTGGCCTCCGGCATCCGCGTGTCGGCGAAGACCTGGACGGGGCTCACGGTGCTCAAGCTGGTGCCGCTGGGCGCGCTGCTGGCCGCGTTCTTCTTCCTGCCGGCCGGACAGGTGCCGCCCCCGGCGCCCGTGACGGGAGCGTCCTGGCTGAAGGCGGGGCTGACGGTGATGTTCGCCTACCAGGGCTTTGAAATCGTGCCGGTCATCGCCGGGCAGGTGCGCGCGTCGGAGCGCACGGTGCCCATGGCGACGGTGGGCTCGCTGCTGGTGGCGGTGCTGCTGTACATGGGGCTCGTGTGGGCGTGCGTCGCGGCGCTGCCGGACCTGGCGCGGGCGACGGCGCCGCTGGCCCAGGCGGCGGAGGTGTGGGGCGGCGCGGGACTGGCGCGGCTGGTGGGCGTGGGCACCAGCGTGTCCGCGCTGGGCATCTGCGTGGGGATGATGGTGACGACGCCGCGCTACCTGTCCGCGCTGGCCTCCGGGGAGCGCTCGCTGTTCGGGCTGGAGCGCATGTCGGAGTCGGGGGTGCCCATGCGAGCGCTCGCCGTGACGTGGGCGCTGGTGCTGGGGTTCGTGAACCTGGGCGACCTGTCGGAGCTCTTCGCGCTCTCCGCCATCGCGGTGCTGATGCAGTTCGGTGTCACCGCCGCGGCGCTCGCGGTGCTGTCGCTGCGCCGGGAGCGCGACCTGCGGCCGGTGCACGCGCTGCTCGCGGTGCCCACGCTGGGGCTGGGCCTGACGCTGGTGGCGTTCGGCGCGAGCGCTCGCGAGGCGGGGGTGGCTTCGGTGGCGGTGCTCGCGGGGCTCGCGCTGATGCGGCTCTCGCGGCCGAGGCTCCCCGTGCCCGCCCGCCTGCCCTGA
- a CDS encoding abortive infection system antitoxin AbiGi family protein: MSDFVVHFTKPGPPYHDAYQNMMSILGARTLIPGAEGFGIARRETAVADRHRSVCFSEIPLDQLARLVQRRSLYGIAFRKSFILSQGGGPVWYVQYGSPAHLAMRHQLDQALSASEPHKEPVWAVTPFVDIQGDAHNAPYSYRFDWEREWRVPGLLRFTEYDVAALFLPEEVHGVARDFFAWAVRERAGPGYFCPVLDPGWKAEQILEALKEQAEAPERKSAPG; this comes from the coding sequence ATGTCCGACTTCGTGGTGCACTTCACGAAGCCAGGGCCGCCGTACCACGACGCGTACCAGAACATGATGAGCATCCTGGGAGCGCGCACGCTCATCCCCGGCGCGGAGGGCTTTGGCATCGCGCGGCGGGAGACGGCGGTGGCGGACCGGCACCGCTCGGTGTGCTTCAGCGAGATTCCGCTCGATCAGCTCGCGCGGCTGGTCCAGCGGCGGAGCCTGTACGGCATCGCCTTCCGCAAGAGCTTCATCCTGTCGCAGGGCGGAGGACCGGTCTGGTACGTCCAATATGGCTCCCCGGCGCACCTGGCGATGCGGCACCAGTTGGATCAAGCCTTGTCGGCGAGCGAGCCGCACAAGGAGCCGGTGTGGGCGGTGACGCCCTTCGTGGACATCCAGGGGGATGCGCACAACGCGCCCTACAGCTACCGCTTCGACTGGGAGCGCGAGTGGCGGGTCCCGGGGCTCCTGCGCTTCACGGAGTACGACGTCGCGGCGCTCTTCCTCCCGGAGGAGGTCCACGGCGTGGCGCGCGACTTCTTCGCCTGGGCGGTGCGCGAGCGCGCGGGCCCGGGCTACTTCTGCCCCGTGTTGGATCCCGGCTGGAAGGCGGAGCAGATCCTGGAGGCGCTGAAGGAGCAGGCGGAGGCACCGGAGCGCAAGAGCGCCCCGGGCTGA
- a CDS encoding TonB-dependent receptor domain-containing protein has protein sequence MLVAAVLALVCALGSARAQEQQQGQLTKAPKLTTFVEAEYPADKRESGVTASVLLGIEIAADGTVEDVKVVESGGADFDAAAVAAARRFVFEPAEVDGVPAPVRIEYRYTFKIDEVKVKLGPQVNFEGVVLERFTKKPLAGVTVTVVDTGATLVTDEQGTFSFIDVPVGTHQVQLSSATLITVSTQEDIAESKKKTVRYLAEEKQEGVDEEVVVRAPRIRKESTEVSIRTEEARRVPGTQGDTLKVVQNLPGVARSSFGSGQLVVWGSAPRDTRVNVDGVEIPALYHVGGLRSTINSGLVKGIDLTPGAYGGDYGRGLGGLVRVETRAPQADGVHGVVSADVMDASAQLSAAVTPTLRVAGAVRYSYLDRVLTGVVSQDVGDFFPIPRYNDYQLQGQLDLRKDESLSALVLGSNDYLKRTVASSDPAQVRSETTDSSFSRVILRYSRILEDGSSFVVTPSVGMDSSHQLATFGPTPALLDMSGVRWGVRGSYRRKVDRGVTLALGLDLQGAPTHVRRQGSLNLPAREGDIFVFGQRPSDESNADTWDVNQVTVSPYATAELRLGALTLNPGLRLSGFLLEASRLTPSVGGTLPIGRSTLTPVIEPRLSASYKLRKDLTLNAAAGVYYQAPAPEEMSAVFGNPTLLPQRAVHATAGASWRITGTLTADAVGFYKTLDNLVARSPYATPQLARALTQDGTGRSYGAQFLVRQELWQNFFGWVTYSLSRSERRDSPDAAMRLFDYDQTHVLGVVGSYQLGPWTLGARVRFATGAPRTPVASAFYDVRDDVYQPLFGSQNSVRIPSFYQVDLRAERDFQLGGGTLNVYLDMQNVTNRQNPEEITYNFDYRERKYIVGLPVLAVAGLRYQF, from the coding sequence ATGTTGGTGGCGGCAGTGCTGGCGCTGGTGTGCGCGCTGGGGAGCGCGCGCGCCCAGGAGCAGCAGCAGGGGCAGCTCACGAAGGCCCCCAAGCTGACCACCTTCGTGGAGGCCGAGTACCCGGCGGACAAGCGCGAGAGCGGCGTCACCGCCTCCGTGCTGCTGGGCATCGAGATTGCCGCCGACGGCACCGTGGAGGATGTGAAGGTGGTGGAGAGCGGCGGGGCGGACTTCGACGCCGCCGCGGTGGCCGCCGCCCGCAGGTTCGTCTTCGAACCGGCCGAGGTGGACGGCGTGCCGGCGCCGGTGCGCATTGAATACCGCTACACCTTCAAGATCGACGAGGTGAAGGTGAAGCTGGGGCCGCAGGTGAACTTCGAGGGCGTCGTCCTCGAGCGCTTCACCAAGAAGCCCCTGGCGGGCGTCACCGTGACGGTCGTGGACACGGGCGCCACCCTCGTCACGGACGAGCAGGGCACGTTCTCCTTCATCGACGTGCCGGTGGGCACGCACCAGGTGCAGCTCTCCAGCGCCACGCTCATCACCGTCTCCACGCAGGAGGACATCGCCGAGTCGAAGAAGAAGACGGTGCGCTACCTGGCCGAGGAGAAGCAGGAGGGCGTGGACGAGGAGGTGGTGGTGCGCGCGCCGCGCATCCGCAAGGAGTCCACCGAGGTGAGCATCCGCACCGAGGAGGCCCGGCGCGTGCCCGGCACGCAGGGCGACACCCTCAAGGTGGTGCAGAACCTGCCGGGCGTGGCGCGCTCGTCCTTCGGCAGCGGGCAGCTCGTCGTGTGGGGCAGCGCCCCGCGCGACACCCGCGTCAACGTGGACGGAGTGGAGATTCCGGCCCTCTACCACGTGGGCGGCCTGCGCTCGACGATCAACTCCGGGCTGGTGAAGGGCATCGACCTGACGCCCGGCGCCTACGGCGGGGACTACGGGCGCGGCCTGGGCGGCCTCGTGCGGGTGGAGACGCGCGCGCCCCAGGCGGACGGCGTGCACGGCGTGGTGTCCGCGGACGTGATGGACGCCTCCGCGCAGCTCTCCGCGGCGGTCACCCCCACGCTGCGCGTGGCCGGCGCCGTGCGCTACAGCTACCTGGACCGCGTCCTCACCGGCGTGGTCTCCCAGGACGTGGGCGATTTCTTCCCCATCCCCCGCTACAACGACTACCAGCTCCAGGGGCAGCTGGACCTGCGCAAGGACGAGTCGCTGAGCGCGCTGGTGCTCGGCTCGAACGACTACCTCAAGCGCACGGTGGCCTCCAGCGACCCGGCGCAGGTGCGCTCGGAGACGACGGACAGCTCCTTCTCCCGCGTGATCCTGCGCTACAGCCGCATCCTGGAGGACGGCTCCAGCTTCGTGGTGACGCCGTCGGTGGGCATGGACTCCAGCCATCAGCTCGCCACCTTCGGGCCCACGCCGGCGCTGCTGGACATGAGCGGCGTGCGCTGGGGCGTGCGCGGCAGCTACCGGCGCAAGGTGGATCGCGGGGTGACGCTCGCGCTCGGCCTGGACCTGCAGGGCGCGCCCACCCATGTGCGGCGCCAGGGCTCGCTCAACCTGCCCGCGCGCGAGGGCGACATCTTCGTCTTCGGTCAGCGCCCCAGTGACGAGAGCAACGCGGACACCTGGGACGTCAACCAGGTGACGGTGTCTCCGTACGCCACCGCGGAGCTGCGGCTGGGCGCGCTCACCCTCAACCCCGGCCTGCGCCTGTCTGGCTTCCTGCTGGAGGCCAGCCGGCTGACGCCGAGCGTGGGCGGAACGCTGCCCATTGGCCGCTCCACCCTCACCCCCGTCATCGAGCCGCGCCTGTCCGCCAGCTACAAGCTGCGCAAGGACCTCACCCTCAACGCCGCCGCGGGCGTGTACTACCAGGCCCCCGCGCCCGAGGAGATGAGCGCCGTCTTCGGCAATCCCACGCTGCTGCCCCAGCGCGCCGTGCACGCCACCGCCGGTGCCTCGTGGCGCATCACCGGCACCCTCACCGCGGACGCGGTGGGCTTCTACAAGACGCTCGACAACCTGGTGGCCCGCAGCCCCTACGCCACGCCGCAGCTCGCGCGCGCCCTCACCCAGGACGGCACCGGACGCAGCTACGGCGCGCAGTTCCTCGTGCGCCAGGAGCTGTGGCAGAACTTCTTCGGCTGGGTGACCTACAGCCTCAGCCGCAGCGAGCGGCGGGACTCGCCGGACGCGGCCATGCGCCTGTTCGACTACGACCAGACGCACGTGCTGGGCGTGGTCGGCAGCTACCAGCTGGGGCCGTGGACGCTGGGAGCCCGCGTCCGCTTCGCCACCGGCGCGCCCCGCACGCCCGTGGCGAGCGCCTTCTACGATGTCCGCGACGACGTGTACCAGCCGCTGTTCGGCTCGCAGAACTCCGTGCGCATTCCGTCCTTCTACCAGGTGGACCTGCGCGCCGAGCGCGACTTCCAACTCGGGGGCGGCACGCTCAATGTCTACCTGGACATGCAGAACGTGACGAACCGGCAGAACCCCGAAGAAATCACCTACAACTTCGACTACCGCGAGCGGAAGTACATCGTCGGACTGCCCGTGCTCGCGGTCGCCGGCCTGCGATACCAGTTCTGA